ATTGACCGACGCCATAATGAATCTAGGCTCAGTTTGTGGAGCTTTTATTGGACCGCTTATAGCCGATAAGGTGGGCTTTAACTACATGTTCCTATTGAGTGGGCTAACATTCTTTGCCTCTTTCATAGCATTTAAAGTCTTCAATAGATAGTTTTTTGACCATAAAGCTACAAGCTAAAATATAGCACTTGACGTAAACCTGCTTTAAGATAAAACCTAAACAGCTCTAATTCCTCACATAGCAGTAAACAACATTAATTGATGTGTGCTTCCTCAGGTCTCAAAATGCTTTGTAAGCACTTTAACTCTTGATGCTTTAATTTGCACGAAGACCGTGGCTCCCGGTTTGACATCGAAATCGTCAAGATAATCCGGGCTAATCTCAGCCTTTAGATTAATATCGCCCAGGTCAACGTCAACCTTAACGACTGACCCCTCAATATACATGCCTTTTACTCTTCCTGTGAGGATGTTGCATTGGCAACCTTTCCATTTCGGCTTGACAATCTCCTTTGTAGGCGATAGAATAATGTCTTGAGGTTTTATGACGACTATAACGTCCTTAACTTTTTCTGGAAAGTTCCCATGACATTCAGCACTCAAAATTGTGCCTCCAACATCGATGGAGGCGTGCCCATCCTCGATCGAAATGATGCGTCCATTGAGGACATTATAGCCTAAGAATTCTGCGATGAATTTCGAGCTCGGGTTTTCGAATATAGTCTCAATAGAGCCTATCTGCTCAATCCTTCCATTACTCATTATGGCTATCTTATCACTGATTGCTCTTGCTTCTAACAAGTCGTGAGTTGTATGTATGACGGAAGTGCCAAATTGGCGGAAGGTCTCCTTAAGCATGCTGCAAATTTCTCTCCTAAAAACTTCCCTCGTAGGTGGGTCCAGCGCAGAGCACGGTTCATCTAGCAATAAAACATCAGGTTTAGCTGCTAAGGCCCTTGCAATAGCCACCCTCTGTTTCTGTCCAGAACTTAGAGACTCGACACTTCTATTCATCAAATTCTCTATTTGAAGTAGGCGTATGATCCTTCGAAGATCACTTAACTCCATGCCCTTTGATTTCTTGAATGCAAGCTGAATATTCCGCTCAACGGTCATATTTGGAAACAACGCGTAATCAGCTGGTACATACCCGACTCTCCTCTTTTCTGGCGGAAGATCTGTAACGTCAACTCCGTTAATTATTATCTTACCGGAATTAATCCTCTGTAAACCAGCTATGCATTCAAGCAGCGTCGTCTTTCCACATCCATTGGGGCCCATTAGCGTGAGAATTGAGCCGCACTGAACTTCAAAGCTTATATCGGTCAAGAAGAAGGAGCCTCGTTGTGCATGCAAATTTAAAACGGTTATCATATAGCGAGCCCCCTGTACAAGAGCTTTCTAGTTGCTATTAGTGTCAAGCAAGCTGTGAAAAGGAGAATAAATGAAAGAGCAGCCACATTTCCTAAGTCTGCTGCAACGAGGTTAAGATAAAGTGCGATAGGTAAGGTTTCAGTCTTGAACCTGGTGGCACCAGCAAGCATGAGCGTTGCACCAAATTCTCCCAGTGCTTTAGCCCAAGATATGAGAGCAGCTCCAAGAATACCTCGCTTAGCAGCTGGCAACGTTATGTACAGGAAAGTCTCTAACTCCGTGTATCCAAATGTCCGAGCAACTCTTTCATAGCGAGCAGGTACTCCATCAAAGGTCTCTTTTAAGAGCTTTATCGTTAAGGCACTTATTACAGCCAGTTGAGCTACAATGATTCCTGGGACCTCAAAGACTATCGTCACGATCCTTTCATTTATGAACATACCTATAGGATTCCTCGCGAAGAAGATAAGTAACATGACTCCTAATGTGACTGGAGGAACTGCTATGGGTACATCCAGAAAACCTTCAATCACGGTTTTCCCTCGAAACTCAAGACGAGATAGAGCATAGGCTACTGGAATTCCAATAACTAAGGAGATTAAAGTTGAACACGTAGCTGTAAAGATTGAGAGGGAGAGAGCAAACCTCACTTCATCGGAGAGAAAGGCGTGTGCAAGCTGCCAAGGCTCAACAAAGATCGCTGGTGATGTAAAGACACATAAGAAGAATACCAGTACGAGAGTTAAAAAGGAAAATACTATAACCCTGAACATATTGGGCCTCATGTTATCCAAGCTCTTCAATTACTGCGTTTGGAGCATAGACTCTAGCTTCCTCTAATGTCGAGAAGTATCCATACTTTGCCCAGACGTCACGCATATCCTGCGAAGCTAGGAAGTCTAGAAACTTCTCGGCGAGAGCTTTATTCTTACTGTATGTTGTCACAGCTCCAGCTATATAGCCTATCTTCGGGATTATACTTGGTTCAATCCACACAATGTCGGCCCTCTCTGGGTTCCAATGATAGAAAACGTGCCACCCGATTACAGCATCTACAGCGCCGATGTATATTAATTGAGCCGTCGCCTCGCAACTGGCCGCATAAACAACAATATTCCTGCTAACGGCTTCCCAGAGCCCGCTTCTTTCTAAGATCTCCTTGGCGTAAAGACCGACACAAACAGATTTAGGATCACCTATTCCAACACGGATTCCAGGTTTTGCAAGATCCTCAATCGACGTGATGTTCTTCGGATTTCCCTTCTGGACAATGATTGCTGGAACTAGGTAAGCAAGTATTTTTGCTGGATGCTCAGTGAGGTTAACAACATTCTTCTCATTTGCCAAAGCAAGATATTCTGGCGAGCCCGGAATATAGATGTCGCCTTTTCTTGTAATCTCCATAGACGATAGTAAACTCCCTGAACCGCCAAGGTTTATCTCAACTTTAATGCCATACTTCGATTCGAAAATGCTAGCAGCTTCTCTATAAACGGGGGCAGCTGCCGCACCAGCAAATACTACGATCGATTGATGTGATGAGTTGCTACCATAGAACGTGTAAATGACCATTCCGAGTGCAATCAATACGAGGCTGATAAAAGGAAGTATTCTCAGAGGCCTTAAATGAGGGCTGCTTGGCTTCATCAATAATCGCCCCCTCATCGTTGAGAAAGGATGGTTATATCTTCAACCTTATAAGATTTTCTGAAAGCTAGTTTTAACTTTCTATAGTTAATAATTTTTTATAGTTAAGTTAAATAATTAATTGTATAACTTCATGTCATGAAAATCCATTCATTAGGTTAACAAGAGGGTCCAAGTCGTAGTAAGCTTTGAGCTTTAAGATGCTAAAGCATGAGTATAACATGAAATCTTATGAGGGTTGCACGGAGACGATTAAGCGGAGTGAGTTGCCTTAACGCAAGCTAAATGATGGTCAATGGCTCCATAAATGAAGTGATTGAATCGCGTAGAGGGAAGAGATCAATTTTCTATGACATAACTATGACATCAGCTTCTTACGAATTAAGTCTTGAGAATGCCCCTTCAATACAGCTTAGTCCATAGCCTGAGAAAACTTTAGCACAAGACCTTGACGTTCAATCTCGAATCCAATTTATGTCGAGAATATACTCTTAAATGCTTCTCTTCAAATGACTACAATCTTTGCTTCGCTAGTCTTCATGAGAGAGTATATCTTCCTAGCGTCTCGAATAGTGTAAGCAATTATTGACGAACCTCTTAAGTAAATGCTCCTGACCTGAAGCTAATATGTGAGTATATGACGCGAGTGCATTGTGGATTACAATACCATCGTGCTTTCCATCAATTCCGAATCCTCTTAAAACTTCGTAAGCGTACTTCACATCTCCATTAACAGTGATTGTTGAGTAGTGAAACTCGTGGCCTCTCACTTCGGCTCCAGAAGTTGATAACACGTTATCATGAATCACCTTATGATGAGTGTAACTTAGAAACCTGCTATGCCTGTTCATTCTACATTTAGCTGGTATAATGGACAGACCCTCAGCGCGTCTCCCTTCAAAGTCCTCTATCTCTTCGCATAAGTATACTAGCCCACCGCATTCAGCGTATGTCGGGCATTCGTCTTCTATAAGCCTCTTCAACTCAAGCATTATCGACGCATTGCCCTGTAACTCTGCTAAAAATAATTGAGGATACCCCCCACCAATAATTAAGCCTGAAGAGCCTTTCAACGAGCTGTCTCTTAGAGGACTGAAGAACACGATTTCTGCTCCAAAACGTCTCAATACATCTAAGTTCTGTTTATAGTAGAAATTGAAAGCTTCATCGA
The sequence above is drawn from the Candidatus Nezhaarchaeota archaeon genome and encodes:
- the modA gene encoding molybdate ABC transporter substrate-binding protein, which produces MIALGMVIYTFYGSNSSHQSIVVFAGAAAAPVYREAASIFESKYGIKVEINLGGSGSLLSSMEITRKGDIYIPGSPEYLALANEKNVVNLTEHPAKILAYLVPAIIVQKGNPKNITSIEDLAKPGIRVGIGDPKSVCVGLYAKEILERSGLWEAVSRNIVVYAASCEATAQLIYIGAVDAVIGWHVFYHWNPERADIVWIEPSIIPKIGYIAGAVTTYSKNKALAEKFLDFLASQDMRDVWAKYGYFSTLEEARVYAPNAVIEELG
- a CDS encoding ABC transporter ATP-binding protein: MITVLNLHAQRGSFFLTDISFEVQCGSILTLMGPNGCGKTTLLECIAGLQRINSGKIIINGVDVTDLPPEKRRVGYVPADYALFPNMTVERNIQLAFKKSKGMELSDLRRIIRLLQIENLMNRSVESLSSGQKQRVAIARALAAKPDVLLLDEPCSALDPPTREVFRREICSMLKETFRQFGTSVIHTTHDLLEARAISDKIAIMSNGRIEQIGSIETIFENPSSKFIAEFLGYNVLNGRIISIEDGHASIDVGGTILSAECHGNFPEKVKDVIVVIKPQDIILSPTKEIVKPKWKGCQCNILTGRVKGMYIEGSVVKVDVDLGDINLKAEISPDYLDDFDVKPGATVFVQIKASRVKVLTKHFET
- a CDS encoding ABC transporter permease subunit gives rise to the protein MRPNMFRVIVFSFLTLVLVFFLCVFTSPAIFVEPWQLAHAFLSDEVRFALSLSIFTATCSTLISLVIGIPVAYALSRLEFRGKTVIEGFLDVPIAVPPVTLGVMLLIFFARNPIGMFINERIVTIVFEVPGIIVAQLAVISALTIKLLKETFDGVPARYERVARTFGYTELETFLYITLPAAKRGILGAALISWAKALGEFGATLMLAGATRFKTETLPIALYLNLVAADLGNVAALSFILLFTACLTLIATRKLLYRGLAI